The genomic stretch GTATTGCCTGGGCATCATTGGAACATTTACGTTTATCGGGGTTCTTGTCTCTGCTCTGTACGGCGGTTCGGCCATGACAGGGCTTGCGAACAACGCCTGGTTCAACATCTTCCTGTCAGCCGTGCTGATCTTCTTCGGGTTGAGCATGCTCGGTCTCTTTGAAATTCGCATGCCCTCCTGGCTGCTGACCTGGTCCTCGAAGAAGGAGAGTCAGGGCGGGGTCATTGGCGTGCTGTTCATGGCCTTCACGTTCACGCTGGTCTCGTTCACCTGTACGTTCGCCTTCGTCGGTGGCCTGCTGCCGATGGCCGCCCAGGGAGAATACTACTGGCCAATTCTGGGAATGATCGCCTTCTCGGCGGCCTTCTCGTCTCCGTTCTTCTTCCTGGCACTGTTTCCCAGCTATCTGAAAAAACTGCCGAAAAGCGGCGGCTGGATGAACAACGTCAAGGTGACATTCGGCCTGCTGGAAATCGGAGCGGCGTTCAAATTCCTGAGCGTCGCCGACACGAGCATCTTCTCGGCTCCGTATATCTTCGACTATTCACTGGTCATGACGGCTTGGATGGTGTTAAGCATTGTGACAGGCCTTTACCTGCTCGGTATGTTCCGCCTGCCGCACGACACGGCTACCGATTCAATCGGCGTCCTTCGGCTTAGTTTCGCTCTAATCTTCCTGTCGTTTGCTGGTTATCTGTCGGCAGGCATTTACGGAGCTCAGAAACCGGAAGGGGCTCTCTGGGAACAGATCGCCGCCTTTGCTCCACCGACACTTGATTCTGTCAATGATGTGGATCTTGGTCCGGCTCTCGAGCACGACGAGTTGCTGTACGCTCTGGATGTCGATCAGGCGATTCAGTTCGCCAAGTCGAAGGGGCAGCCGTTGTTCTTCGATTTTACGGGTGTGAACTGCGTGAACTGCCGTTTCATGGAAGCCAATGTCTTCCCGAAGGAGGAAAATCGCGAACTGCTCGAAAAGTTTGTACGGGTCCAGCTGTTTGTCGATGTCATCCCGAACATGGCCGGTCTGGAACAGGGCGACGAGATTCTGGACAAAAACCAGCGATTGCAGTCAGACTGGTTCAACGACACCTCGATGCCCGCCTACGCCATTGTCACACCGGACGGAGAAACGATCTTGAGCACTTATAAAGGCAAAGAACGGGCTCCCGGTCAGTTTACCCGCTTCCTGAAAACGGGTCTGGAAGCCTGGCAGCAGATCGCCAGTTCGGGAACGCCGGTGCGTCGTTAGTCGGACAAACCGTCAGATCCGGCGCAACGGAATCAGTCGGGACAGCGCGTTCAGACGTTCTATTCGGTCCCCGCAATACGTCGGATCGGAGCGAAACTGGCAAGTGGCAGCTTGACGCCCTGTGTATCGGGATTCAAACTGATGCAGAGTGTCCCCTGACTTTTTGAGACAGCTGCACGTCCATGCAAGCCAAGCTGATTCCTGTTGATAAAGGGCGTGAGATCGTCATTACCCGTGATGTGACCGTAGTTGGTCGCAAGCACGGGGCCTGCGATGTGGTGATCGACCATCCCAGCATCTCCAAGATGCACTGCATCGTCGCCCGCACCGACGGCCTGCTCTTCATCCGCGATCTCGGCAGCACCAACGGAACCAAGGTCAACGGACAGCGTGTCCTTCGCGGCGCCATTCTTCCCGGCGACGAGCTCGCCTTCGCCAAAGTGAAATTCAAGGTCTTCATGGGTCCCGATGACGAAGAAGACGTCAACGGCCGCGAAAGAACCGAAGTCATCGAACAGGACGCCGCCACGGCCGATTCGTCTGAATTCGAACTGCTCCCCGAGGACGAAATGATCTCGTTCCTCGACGACGAAGACTGAGCCACGCTTCGCCGGCGACCTCTGCAGGGTGCCGTCTCGCTTTTTGTCAGCCGAGGGGTGCCACTGCTGGCTTGCCCAGCAGTGCGATCTCAAATTCGACCACTGACAGTTACCAGTGGCCAAACCCCTACTGCGGTTGACCCCAGATTTTCTCCAGCAGCGCGTACATCCTGGGATCATGCGCTTTCAGTTCGGTGGCGTTGAACGGGAAGAAATCATTCTGGCCGAAATAGGCTTCCGTGTTTTCAGCGAAGTATTCTTTCGCATTCGTGATCGCGTACGCGCGTTCAATCTTTCCGTTGCCGCGCCGCACCTGATCGTAAAGTCCGGTCGACTTTGCGGCGTCATAGGCGGCTTTGATATCGACATGATCAAAACCGAGGACCTGATCGTGATAGGCATGGGCCAGTTCGTGCAGCACGAAGACCGGCATGCGTTTCACTTCCTTCTCGAAGATCGCGATGTTGGTGAACTCGACACAGCGGGCCATCTCCGGATTGCGATCGTTCTTCTTCAGCCAGTCGACTGACGGATGATACACGGCCTTCGGACCAATCCCCGGATACAGCGGCGAGAACCAGAGTGTCACCTGTTGCAGTTGCGGGATGTGTCGCTCCGGCACGACGTCTATGATGAAGCAGAGTTGTTCTTCCAGCAGCTTGAGAGCCCGTGCCGTTTCGTCGGGGCTGTCGCGTTCGAGTCGCGTATCGAGGTGCAGGGTCCACCCCTGGATCTCGACCTGTCGGAAGGTCGGCTCCGCAGCCTGACTGTGGACCGTCAAAGAAGCCAGCAGGAGGGGTAGAACAAGAAGCACTCTGCGGAACGCAAGCATGGCGGATCTCCTGCAAAGAACAGCGGACGGAAGATCCAATGGTACCCGGCGACTGTGCCTGTGAAAACCAGCTCACCCTGCTCTTCAGCAGGCGACGCGGAGCTGAGCTTCTTCGGCATTCAGCGAAACAATGGCGATGCCGAGTTTGTCCGCCAGATCGATGACTTCAGGTTCATCAATGATGATCGTCTGACCGGCTTCGACAGCCAGCACGCGACCGCCGGCTTCGTGCATCGAACGCAGAGTCTGCACGCCGATAGTCGGAACATCGAAGCGGCTGTCCTGTTGCGGCTTGGCCACTTTCACGACGGTAAACCCGCCGCGTTTGCAGAGTTCACCGGCACGCAGAATGGCTCTGTCGGTTCCCTCGATCGCTTCAACGGCAATCACAGCCGTATCGTTGACGACAATCGTCTGACCGATATCCAGACGGCCGATTTCCTTGGCCATCTCCCAGCCGAAGGCGATATCTTTCCACTGAGCAGCAGTCGGTTTTCGTCGAGTGAGGAAGCCGTGTTGCACGAGTAACTCCGGACAGAATTCGAGTGCGGATGCAAAGTGAATGCGGTCGCGTTCAAACTCGCGAATGACCGCCAGCAGCAGCGTGTCGTCTTTTTTGTTGTCGCAGGCGTAACGCAGCCACAGATGAACGGTTCGCAGATCGGGCATGAGTCGCCAGATGCGGTTCGACTGAAACAGAACCGTCTTCTCGATCTTCCCGGCCATCACGACCTGATCGACTTTATTCCGTTTGAACCAGCGGATCGCCTGACCGATGCGGGCCAGAGGAACCGGAGAGTAATGGTGACACATCCCGGCCAGCGATTCATCGGCCATTCCGATGACGCCCATCCCGAACAGTTCGTAGTTCTGAGCGCGTGCCGCTTCCGCGAAGATGAGCGGAAACCGCCCCGCTCCGGCCAGCAGACCCACCCGCATTCCCGCGGGATGCCGCCGCTCGGCAGGCTCGAATTGTCGAAGTGGAAGGATATCTGCCATGACTCAGGAAACGTAAACCATTTGAACGATTGAAATTGACTTCAGTAACGACTCACTCAGGCCGCGCGACGGTGCTCCTGAGGATTCTCGGTCGAGCCAAGCTCGTCCAGACGGGCTTCCAGTTTCTCGACCTGCTTCTGCAGCCGACGAACCGTCTGCCGTGTTTCCGGCAGCTTGGTCTGAGCGGTCATGATCTTGGACTGCTGTTCCAGCGGCAACGCAGGCGCTCCAAGCAGAGTGGCACCGGCTTCGACGTTGCGGAAGACGCCGCATTGCGCCATCAGATTCGCGCCTTCGCCAATATGCAGGTGATCAGCGATGCCGACTTGACCGCCGAAGCGGCAGTAGTTGCCGGTGGTCACCGATCCCGCCAGTCCGACCTGAGACACGATCACGTTGTGTTCCCCGATCTGACAGTTGTGAGCAATCATCACCAGGTTATCGATCTTGGTGCCCCGACCGATCACGGTCGGCTCGAACATGCCCCGATCGATCGTTGTACACGATCCGACTTCGACGTCCTCTTCGAGAATCACGGAACCAAAATGCTCGATCTTATGAAAGGCGCCGCCGTGAAAGCGGTAGCCGAATCCGTCTGCTCCGATCACCGAGCCCGAATGGACCTGCACCCGATCTCTCAATTCACAGTTGCCATATACGACAACACGCGGATGTAGAATGACATTGGTGCCCAGAGTCACATTATGTTGCAGGACAACGCCAGCGTGCAGATGGCAGCCCTCACCGATCTGACAATTGGGGCCAACGGAAACATGCGGTCCGATGGTCACGCTCGCGTCAATCGTGGCGGTTCGGTCCACGACGGCTGTCGGGTGAATGCCCGGGCGGCGTTCGGGAGCCGACTGGCGAAACAGCGGCAGCAGCTCAATGAAGGAGTTGAACGGATCCGCGACAACAATGAGGGCTTCCCCATTGAACGGGATCTGACCCGGGTCACATTTTTCAGGGATCAGAACAACCGAGGCTGACGCCTTGGCCAGCTGTTTGACCTCCTGGGCGTTGCTGAGAAACGACAGCGTTCCTTCGCGAGATCGCGAGATCGAGGAGACGTCATCGACTAACGCATCCGGGTTTCCATGCAGGATTCCGGAGACAAGTTCGGCGATTTTTGCAGCGTTGAGACTCATCAGCCCATCCTTGAGCGGTCTGCGGCAACTCGGGTCACCGGGTGTGTTAACGGACCAATCCCTGGCCCTAACCGAGTGTGTATAGCAAGACGTTCCGGCTCGACGCAAGAGGAGTTCCAAACCGGACCACACGTGTGCGGATTTGGCAGTTTTTACAATTGCAGACGCGAACAGGGAGTGACCGTCGACACAGTCGCTCCCTGTTCATTCGTTTCAAACTGCGATTCGACTTCTAGAATTCGCCTACAACCTCGCCATCGGCCATCTGGGCGAGGCGTTCGAGCACCACAGGGTCAACATGTTTGCTGACGGTGCGGACCGATCCATCCGCCATCAGCACCTGCATCGTTTCCCCATCGGATCCCCCCAGACCATCCGGACCATAAACATACGGTTTATGGGAGAGTCCACGAACGGTGCTTTCTCCCCCCTGAGCCCAGGGGCCGTGATCGTCAGATGCTGACGTGATCATCATCGTGTTGCTCATCCCGTCGGTGATGTCCCTCATCCGTGTCTCACGATCGTAGCCGAAGATGCCACAACCTTGCTGTCCGATTTTGAGTTCCGGGGCATTCTTCCCCACGCCGGCAATGGCGACATAATGCGTGATGCCGTATTCACTATCCCCTTCATTCATGCCGGGATCGAGCAGATTGGGGATCTGGATCTGGGCCATTTCATCGTTGATCTCTTTGTTCCAGGCCAGCTTGCGATCGATTTTCTCGTAGAGCGGAGCCTGTTCGATGAACGGAAGGATCGATACGACCCAGCTCAACCGGTCTTCAGGCTGTTCCAGGTCCTCGTTGGGAATCGTTGCGGACGGGAAATGCTTGTAAACGTCGTGATAGTTGTGCATCGCCAGTCCAAGTTGCTTCAGGTTGTTTGAAGACTGCGTCCTGCGAGCCGCCTGGCGGGCCGCCTGAACAGCTGGCAACAGCAACGCGACCCCCACGCCGGCCACGGCGGCTGTGCTCATTCCGGCGTTGCCGCCGAACATCGGAAACCCTGCCGTCGAGCTGCGTGAGTACATCGTGCAACCGTTCTCATCGCAGACCGACACGGCCAGGTTCGGAAACAGCGGAGCGGTGATTCGCTCGGGCGGCGGGAAGTCCTCGATGTAAACCGGGAGTTCCTCGTCTCCTTCAAGACCCTCGCTCAACGCGGCGGACTGGAGCATCGGAAGGAACGGCATGCCCAGATTCAGCAGCAGCTGATAGGTATCGCGCGTGTTCATCGCACTGATCGAACTGAACTCCGCCGGCAATGCTCCGAGCGCCGTTTTGTATTCTTCGTCCGGTTTCCAGCTGGGAAGCTTGCCTTCAACTCGCAAACGAAAGGCTTCCACGGCCTGGGGCATCAGTGCCACGACAAGCCAGTTGTCGACCACCTGAACCGCACCGTACTGCACCGCCTGATCGCCATCCCCCGTAATATCAAAGACGATCAGATCGTGACCGTCCTTCTCGATCCGGAAGGGATAAACCGGCCAGTCGTAGTACTCGCCGTCTTCTTCAGCCTCTTCGAGACGTGTCATCTGCCCGTCGATAAAGGCCTTGACCTGATCGGGGTTCTTGAGCTCGACGCACAACGCGGCTCCCATACCGAACATCCCGCCATTGGCATCGTCATACTGGCAAACGACATCACCGAAGTGAGCGAGCAAATCCGCTTTCGGATCAAAGCCCAGCATCTTGGGCAGCGAATCGATCATCGCTTCCGCCTGATCCTGCTGCGGTCCCCCCACGACTTTCGCGGCGTTCCGGGCCAGCGCGATCAACGCGTCGTAAGTCGCTTCGGCATCGTATTGCGAGGCCATGAACCAGTTCATCTTCGAGGGCATGGGCGGCAGATCGTCCATGGTCATCATCGGGCCGTCCGATCGCCCCAATCCGACGATCTGAGTTTCAGTCCAGTTCGCTTCGCCCTTATAGCCCGTGCGGGCGACGACGGTTTCGAGCCTGTCCATGCCAACGAGCTTGAGGACATCGGCTACCGTCAACTGCTGTTCGGTCGGAACCGGCAACGGAATTGAGCCGTACTTCTTCTGCAACGCGGTCCAGTCGAGCCAGAAGAGCCCGGTTTGTGCGAAGTCGACGTCTTTGGCTTTCACGGCTGCAAAACTCTCATTGTCCGCCAGCGTCGGCTCGTCGCCGGAAATACAGGCCATTGTCTGCTGAACGACATTTGCGCCCACGGCGACAACGAGGCTCTCCCCTTCTTTCCAGAGGCCGACCTGAATGCCGGGGGACTGAGGGATAATGAAATGAGCGACCGACCGTCCGTTGATGCGTTCAACTTCGAGTTGAATCCCTTCGCGTTCGAGCGACTGCCCCAACAGATTCGTCGCCGCTTCGGCCCATCGCCCCCCCGCATTGAAGATAATCCGCGAAGAGGGTATGGGATCCTGAGGATCGGACGACAGCGAAGCCGCCACGATGTAGCCCTGACCAATCAGGTCTGCGGCCACTTCGCGGGCTTGCCGGGCGTTCCCGCTTTCATCACGGGCGATCATGAATTCGATGATGCGATCGAAGACATCCGCGAGACCCGACTCGACGAAGGCCTGATACTCGGCCGTTTCGGAGTACGCCTCTTTGTGATCGGTGAGACCATCAAACGACGTATAAAGGAAGGTGTTCTGTGGAATGAGATCCTCAGGAGCAGCCGCCTGCCACATGAAGCCTTTCGCGACATTCCAGCTGATCACCACCGTTGCCAGAAGTGCCGCCAGAATCGTGTACCGGGATTTCCCCCATCTC from Rubinisphaera margarita encodes the following:
- a CDS encoding FHA domain-containing protein, yielding MQAKLIPVDKGREIVITRDVTVVGRKHGACDVVIDHPSISKMHCIVARTDGLLFIRDLGSTNGTKVNGQRVLRGAILPGDELAFAKVKFKVFMGPDDEEDVNGRERTEVIEQDAATADSSEFELLPEDEMISFLDDED
- a CDS encoding metallopeptidase, with protein sequence MLAFRRVLLVLPLLLASLTVHSQAAEPTFRQVEIQGWTLHLDTRLERDSPDETARALKLLEEQLCFIIDVVPERHIPQLQQVTLWFSPLYPGIGPKAVYHPSVDWLKKNDRNPEMARCVEFTNIAIFEKEVKRMPVFVLHELAHAYHDQVLGFDHVDIKAAYDAAKSTGLYDQVRRGNGKIERAYAITNAKEYFAENTEAYFGQNDFFPFNATELKAHDPRMYALLEKIWGQPQ
- a CDS encoding LpxI family protein, which codes for MADILPLRQFEPAERRHPAGMRVGLLAGAGRFPLIFAEAARAQNYELFGMGVIGMADESLAGMCHHYSPVPLARIGQAIRWFKRNKVDQVVMAGKIEKTVLFQSNRIWRLMPDLRTVHLWLRYACDNKKDDTLLLAVIREFERDRIHFASALEFCPELLVQHGFLTRRKPTAAQWKDIAFGWEMAKEIGRLDIGQTIVVNDTAVIAVEAIEGTDRAILRAGELCKRGGFTVVKVAKPQQDSRFDVPTIGVQTLRSMHEAGGRVLAVEAGQTIIIDEPEVIDLADKLGIAIVSLNAEEAQLRVAC
- the lpxD gene encoding UDP-3-O-(3-hydroxymyristoyl)glucosamine N-acyltransferase, whose amino-acid sequence is MSLNAAKIAELVSGILHGNPDALVDDVSSISRSREGTLSFLSNAQEVKQLAKASASVVLIPEKCDPGQIPFNGEALIVVADPFNSFIELLPLFRQSAPERRPGIHPTAVVDRTATIDASVTIGPHVSVGPNCQIGEGCHLHAGVVLQHNVTLGTNVILHPRVVVYGNCELRDRVQVHSGSVIGADGFGYRFHGGAFHKIEHFGSVILEEDVEVGSCTTIDRGMFEPTVIGRGTKIDNLVMIAHNCQIGEHNVIVSQVGLAGSVTTGNYCRFGGQVGIADHLHIGEGANLMAQCGVFRNVEAGATLLGAPALPLEQQSKIMTAQTKLPETRQTVRRLQKQVEKLEARLDELGSTENPQEHRRAA
- a CDS encoding DUF1559 domain-containing protein; its protein translation is MARWGKSRYTILAALLATVVISWNVAKGFMWQAAAPEDLIPQNTFLYTSFDGLTDHKEAYSETAEYQAFVESGLADVFDRIIEFMIARDESGNARQAREVAADLIGQGYIVAASLSSDPQDPIPSSRIIFNAGGRWAEAATNLLGQSLEREGIQLEVERINGRSVAHFIIPQSPGIQVGLWKEGESLVVAVGANVVQQTMACISGDEPTLADNESFAAVKAKDVDFAQTGLFWLDWTALQKKYGSIPLPVPTEQQLTVADVLKLVGMDRLETVVARTGYKGEANWTETQIVGLGRSDGPMMTMDDLPPMPSKMNWFMASQYDAEATYDALIALARNAAKVVGGPQQDQAEAMIDSLPKMLGFDPKADLLAHFGDVVCQYDDANGGMFGMGAALCVELKNPDQVKAFIDGQMTRLEEAEEDGEYYDWPVYPFRIEKDGHDLIVFDITGDGDQAVQYGAVQVVDNWLVVALMPQAVEAFRLRVEGKLPSWKPDEEYKTALGALPAEFSSISAMNTRDTYQLLLNLGMPFLPMLQSAALSEGLEGDEELPVYIEDFPPPERITAPLFPNLAVSVCDENGCTMYSRSSTAGFPMFGGNAGMSTAAVAGVGVALLLPAVQAARQAARRTQSSNNLKQLGLAMHNYHDVYKHFPSATIPNEDLEQPEDRLSWVVSILPFIEQAPLYEKIDRKLAWNKEINDEMAQIQIPNLLDPGMNEGDSEYGITHYVAIAGVGKNAPELKIGQQGCGIFGYDRETRMRDITDGMSNTMMITSASDDHGPWAQGGESTVRGLSHKPYVYGPDGLGGSDGETMQVLMADGSVRTVSKHVDPVVLERLAQMADGEVVGEF